The following nucleotide sequence is from Trifolium pratense cultivar HEN17-A07 linkage group LG2, ARS_RC_1.1, whole genome shotgun sequence.
TGAAGTGTAACAGAGTACGTGCGGTATAATCCCCCATTCCAGTCCAGAatgaaattgtatttttggGAAGAGATGATAGGATTGGAAAAATTACCATTTTATTTGCGGACAATTGTTTATGTAACAGAGAAGAATATGTAAACAATGATATCTGAATGTTTTTTAAATCATAAACTGTATTATTGTACCCTTTTGTGCTTATTGCGGAGAAAATAATTGGTACACTTTTCTACAAACATACATTTATTTGGCTACTTGATAATGTGcttaaaaataaagataaacaaATTTATGATTTAACACATTACAAAATCTAATCtgatatattaataaataataatagtaatcaaatttatttatattaacttAAGTAAGCTTATTAGGTAGGCCTAAAatgcttttttttaatatggCTTGTAACCTTGTCTTTTTAGTTCAATAGGCttttaaaaaagcctttgaccTTGCCTATTTAAAAAGGTCTGACCAAGACGGATGTAGGCAAGGTCATAGGCCACAGATGGTCGACCTTACCTATTTCTCACTCCTAAGTACAATGATATAAACTTATAATTGCTTGTAATTTCTTTTGAATAtgtgaaaataaatattgatatCAATCTTCATTGACTATCTTATTTGCAGGGATGAAGCACTAGAATATATGAAACATGCTGAAGCTTTTATTAGAAAATTACTTAAGGTGCTTCTTAAGAAACTAAATGTGAATGAGTTAGACAAAGAAAGAGAACAAACCCTAATGGGTGCAATGATATTAAGCTTCAATTACTACCCAGCTTGTCCTGAACCTGAACTAGTAGCAGGAGTATGTCCTCATTCTGATATATCATCTATCACTGTTCTTCTACAAGATGGTATTGGTGGACTTTATGTAAGAGACAAAGATGGTAATAGTTGGATCAATGTTCCTCCTGTTAATGGAGCATTGGTGATCAACATTGGAGATGTGCTACAGATAATGAGCAATGGAAGATACAAAAGTATAGAGCATAGAGTGGTTGCTAATAGAAATAAAACTAGGATCTCCATGCCAATATTTGTTAACCCTACACCTGATAGTGTCATTGGCCCTTTACCAGAAATGTTGGAGAATGGGGATGAGCCACAGTATAAACAAGTTGTGTTTTCTGACTATTTCAAATATTTCTTCAGCAAAGGTCATGATGGGAAGAAAACTATTGAATTTGCAAAGATATGATGATTTGTTCTCATGAATATTGATTGAAGCATGGTAGGTAGTCTTGTTGGTGTAGAAACTTAGGAAGATATGAGAaatatttgtgtattttatgtGTGTTTCAAGTACTAGCAAAATCTTCTATTTATACTGTAggattgaaaacaaagaaataaagaaaataattacacataaagACTAATTAATCCTAACAtaattacaatataaattataataatgagAGATTTATAACATATCATAACATCCCCTAAAACTCAAGTGGGTGGAGTTTTGTGGATAAATTAGCAGGTTGATCAAAATTACCAATGGAGATAAGATGAAGTTTTCCATGAAGAAGATGGTGGTTAATGAAGTGACAatcaatttcaatatgttttgttCACTCATGGAAAGCATCATTGTGGGCATTTTGAATGATACTGTGATTGTTTCAATAAGATTTGTCCGGAAAGGCTAAGATGTCTCTAAATCGGCAAAAAGCTAACAAAACCATACTgtaccaacaaaacaaaaaaaccataATATCTCATAAATCGTTTCAGAAAGAGCGCGTTATTATGTTTTTGTGCTAGAACGGGCTGTCAAAGTTTGTTTCTTGCTAAGCCGGTAATCTCCTAGGaaaattatttacaaaaaaaaacttgtggTGTATCGAAGATCACTATGGATCACAACCTAATCGAAGTCAGAGTAGGCTTTGAGATTCAATGAGGATGCAACTAAGTGCCCGTAATATATCGAATAATTTAGAGGACATCAACATAATTGGTGGTACCAGAGGAGGCCATGAACTGTGAGGTAAATCAAGCTACCTAGCTGCCGACTTGAGCAGGAGTAAATCCAACATTGGGTTTTAGAGGagtattttcaattttaccatCAATGAGACATGTTCGAGAAACAAGAACAAaagtgttagaaataatataaaatcattgatatagctctatcctaacaacttaagtttttgggataatcggttatttgataTGGTATCAAaacctctatgactaagtggtctagagttcgatcctcactcacctcactttctaattaaaaagtggaatttaagcatatgataggtgggcctatgcattatctacgcttcaagcccaagtgagCTCTTGCGTGATGGGGcgtgttaaaaataatataaaaccattcatgtgactctatcctaacagcttaagcttttgggataatttGACAAAAGAAATACTTAGATTGTGAGAGAAATCTTACTAAGTGATGAAAATCTCTTTACTTTTCTTTTacttgtaattatttttttttttaaacttggtATCCGACCTTAGTACCGACTATTTCAATGAGACTAATTCCACGCTCACTTGCGGGGTCCcgtttaaagccagagttttttttttcttttctgtatggacttagcccaccgaaattggcaccagtgtgAATTGAACCTGAAACCTTGAGatgagcatactccaaggacccaaacCAACATCACTAGACCAACACCAAGTGGGTTTACTTGTAATTATATTGTGGTCATTCATCAGATTACTTTTGTTTTACTTGTAATTCTATCGATCATTCATCAAATCATTGAAAAAAGATATTCAACAAATAAAATTGCTAGCGAAATGGTTGTCACTAAGAATGATCTTGTTAAACATTCTTTACAAAATTCTCAGACATATATTCATGCATATATTAAAGGAAAACAACactacttaaaaatataagatcGGCATCCATATCTAGCAAAAGTGAAACTCAAGTTTCCATTACCTATTATAAGAACGTTACCAATATCAACTTAAACTACTAGTATATTACACTTGCAACACGTGCAAAAATGTGATTAATTAAGTTGATCgagtaaatattaatttaatccacgattaaaattataattgattCAACTACATAATtatgttggggttgattgcaatgtaagtcccacattgctaatgaagaagaaaaaaaaggtcaaagaaattatattgaagaagtcccacatcgcttagaattgtgaagcaagggggaaatcaaagctatataatggacctaagttctttgtttataattgcaccagtcagtagcactttaagcttatatctgacatttttttgtttttctcttgtactcttgtattagagggttgagagatgtagttaggtatttgctttggagagtgtgggtgtattgggggccaagggaaggttgagggtagtctatgtgttgtaacaattttcacatagtgtttattctctggttgtcggttttgacaacggccgtggttttttctccggttttggagtttccacgttatattcttgtgttgttgattgcgttcatttattttctctatgccggtttttcccatcaactggtatcagagctcttggtttgattcaggaggagggagttccgctgtgaagtttaggctagagaaaattgatgtttggcttgtggaaaatcaagtcaaggatgtgGTGATGCAATctgggttacacaaggtcagcctggagaggcggtggtaataatactcaacatcagtctggagaggcggtgataaaaatactcgggttacgtctgaaacaacaacttattatgatgcgaaggtgctagtggaagttgagaatcggtggagtattgagtcatggactttggaagctcctatcacatgtgttctgaagaagaaatacttttgaatccctagagctagttgaaggtggagttgttcatcttggtgacggaaagcttgtaaggttcaaggtatgggtgagtttcttttaacacaatgcgaggtattttcttgaactttgatgcatagatagtaggtagatacttgttagatagttctactattattggttatgcatatgttactagtggtgattctcatgttttggttaagttgtggatcttcgggtgagtacttgttagtgacatgagtttagttggactagtgaaacaaggtttactaggtgatgtaactaaactggaattgttggagcctaacaatgtCCTGAGGTGGTTTCACagatgtttgaagttgttcaagtgacacatgggcatcggttgacatggatgcaaggtgtgtgatgatagcgtgcgggcattggttggcattgatgcaaggtacgtggttatctcgatggctgatgaacttccggagaaagccaacatggaagttgcaccataaattttcagcgaggtttcgagatgaaattcttgggatgacttggttccaagtgaagaaaaatcttgggatggtttagtttcaagtgaagaaaattcttgggatggtttagttccaagtggagtatactctttatggtggagtatgataatttaatttgtcggtatagacaataagaattatgattgtcggtgaagacaatgattgtcggtatagacaatggaagcataagataatgattgtcggtgtagacaatgaagattgaagaccattacaatcaaggtggagattgttggggttgattgcaatgtaagtcccacattgctaatgaagaagaaaaaaaaggtcaaagaaattatattgaagaagtcccacatcgcttagaattgtgaagcaagggggaaatcaaagctatataatggacctaagttctttgtttataattgcaccagtcagtagcactttaagcttatatctgacatttttttgtttttctcttgtactcttgtattagagggttgagagatgtagttaggtatttgctttggagagtgtgggtgtattgggggccaagggaaggttgagggtagtctatgtgttgtaacaattttcacatagtgtttattctctggttgtcggttttgacaacggccgtggttttttctccggttttggagtttccacgttatattcttgtgttgttgattgcgttcatttattttctctatgccggtttttcccatcAAATTAATCACAAATATCATTGTGGTTTAAATTAACCATCTATTCAACTGAATTAACTACGATATAATATTACATGTGATTAACAAAATGGGGTAGCGAAAAATTGCATGTTTATAAAACATTGTTGTATCATCAATAATAATGGCGCTAGCTACGAATTTAATCATCACTTACATCCTCTTGTTGCCACATCTCAACCCAATTCTTCTCAATTTCTTGAAACCCAAGCAAAGTACCTTCTCTCTCAGCATCCAAACTACTAGAAAGTACACCATATGCAATTCCAAGTGAAGAAGCTCCAAAAGTTATAAGAGTTGTCATAAATGGTACCCATAAAGGACCATTCcatatttctctttcttttaaCTCACCATAAAGATGCAAAAATGATAATCCTAATGCCATTGGAACTAAAACACTAAACAATATTCTACCTATTATTCTATACATAACTACTTTAGGaagctcatcttcttcatcattattCTTTTTGTTGGGATTCTTCATGATAGTaacatcattaatttttttatttgttgatgATGGTTTTCTTGTATTGGAGAAGCCTTTTGCACTTGCTTGTGGTTTCAATGTGGTTAATTGGTAGTTGAATTTTTTTGATGTTTTGGGGTGAAAAATTGGTAATTTTGGTTTGAATGGAGAATGTTTTGAGAAATGGAGAGATGGGTTTGATGCAAAAATTAGAGTTTTCATGGTATCTTTTGTGTGATAATGTGTTGAATTTGGTTATTTGTTGTTGGTTTTGTATGGAGATATTTTTAGTGAGATGTATCTTATCCTAAATGTTAATGAATGGTCATGAAATGAAACTCATCGCTCTATTATCCTTatcttaaactttttttttgggttgtgCTTTATTTGGTTGAGGTACTGATTTTGATTTACAAAACACATAAGTATGGA
It contains:
- the LOC123910291 gene encoding feruloyl CoA ortho-hydroxylase F6H1-3-like encodes the protein MSTTPTNLIDFLVNQANGVKGLADLNLPNVPPQYFQPIQARLNKSKIIPQDSEQSIPIIDFTNWDDPEVQDSIFSAATNWGFFQIVNHGIPINLLDDLKASVHRFFELPVKVKKSVKENSPPEVVRLGTSFSPHAESVLEWKDYLQLVYASVETIHSYWPAVCKDEALEYMKHAEAFIRKLLKVLLKKLNVNELDKEREQTLMGAMILSFNYYPACPEPELVAGVCPHSDISSITVLLQDGIGGLYVRDKDGNSWINVPPVNGALVINIGDVLQIMSNGRYKSIEHRVVANRNKTRISMPIFVNPTPDSVIGPLPEMLENGDEPQYKQVVFSDYFKYFFSKGHDGKKTIEFAKI
- the LOC123911061 gene encoding uncharacterized protein PAM68-like — encoded protein: MKTLIFASNPSLHFSKHSPFKPKLPIFHPKTSKKFNYQLTTLKPQASAKGFSNTRKPSSTNKKINDVTIMKNPNKKNNDEEDELPKVVMYRIIGRILFSVLVPMALGLSFLHLYGELKEREIWNGPLWVPFMTTLITFGASSLGIAYGVLSSSLDAEREGTLLGFQEIEKNWVEMWQQEDVSDD